The following proteins are encoded in a genomic region of Catellatospora sp. TT07R-123:
- a CDS encoding DUF3152 domain-containing protein, with product MPPDAPSRTQRRRTAADRARFRRRRILVGLVALTFVLVCGGVARAVFTGSAPDATPAPSSSPAVSAAASPSPSLSPSPSPSPAPRPITYPERGTGRWNVAPGPSPVIGRAGRLLRFRVSVEGGIQGVAPGEFAAATLTALGDPRSWTAGGQWRFQQVPAGSAYDFTIYLATPLTRDVLCANGRDLYTSCRNGNSVVVNVARWAHGVPNYGAGLDLYRMYVINHEVGHRLGHGHEKCPGAGKLAPLMEQQTLGLHGCTANAWPYVNGKRYTGPSGAYNDPLPVDP from the coding sequence GTGCCTCCCGACGCCCCCTCACGTACGCAGCGGCGCCGCACCGCTGCCGACCGGGCGCGGTTCCGGCGCCGACGCATCCTGGTCGGCCTGGTGGCACTGACCTTCGTGCTGGTGTGCGGCGGTGTCGCCCGTGCCGTGTTCACCGGATCCGCACCCGATGCGACTCCCGCGCCGAGCAGCAGCCCTGCCGTCAGCGCCGCCGCGTCGCCGTCGCCGTCGCTGTCGCCGAGTCCCTCGCCCTCCCCCGCGCCGCGGCCGATCACCTACCCCGAACGGGGCACGGGCAGGTGGAACGTCGCGCCCGGCCCCTCCCCGGTCATCGGCAGGGCAGGGCGGTTGCTGCGGTTCCGTGTCTCGGTCGAGGGCGGCATCCAGGGCGTGGCCCCGGGCGAGTTCGCCGCCGCCACGCTGACGGCGCTGGGCGACCCGCGCAGCTGGACGGCGGGCGGGCAGTGGCGCTTCCAGCAGGTTCCGGCCGGCTCCGCGTACGACTTCACGATCTACCTGGCCACCCCACTGACCCGCGACGTGCTGTGCGCCAACGGCCGTGACCTGTACACCTCCTGCCGCAACGGCAACAGCGTCGTCGTCAACGTCGCCCGCTGGGCGCACGGCGTCCCGAACTACGGCGCCGGCCTGGACCTGTACCGCATGTACGTCATCAACCATGAGGTCGGCCACCGCCTCGGCCACGGACACGAGAAGTGCCCGGGGGCCGGCAAGCTCGCACCGCTGATGGAGCAGCAGACCCTCGGCCTGCACGGCTGCACCGCCAACGCGTGGCCCTACGTCAACGGCAAGCGCTACACCGGCCCGTCCGGCGCCTACAACGACCCCCTGCCCGTCGACCCCTGA